The genomic region GCCCTTGCGGAAGTTATCAAGAGCAAGAAATACCGCTCTACGACTTATTCCGAGAAAGTTTTGGAACCCATCATGATAAAATATTTGGAGCTTTGTGTAGATCTGAAGAAAGCCTACATGGCTAAAGAAGGCTTGTTCCAATATCGGAATATGTGTCAATCTGTAAGGACAATTCAAAACATGTCTCAGTATAATTTGGCTGTGATAATATTAAGCTGAAATTTTTCTAGGTGAATGTTGCTTCTCTGGAAAATGTAGTCCGATTCTATCTGAATCtagcagaagaaaaaacagaagctGCACGCCAAGAATCCCACCAGGCTGTTGTGGATATTGATGATTTAGATAATGTTGCAACTCCAGAAAGTATTTTGCTGAGGTAACTATAAAAACATTGTGTGGTTGAAAGGTAATATTAATTcagcaatcatttttttccccttgtagcgctgtcagtggagAAGATGCACAAGATAGATCAGATCGTGTGATTTTGACACCTTGGGTCAAGTTTCTGTGGGAATCATACCGCCAGTGTTTGGAACTGCTTCGTACTAATTCAAGAGTTGAAAAGCTTTATCATGATACTGCACAGCATGCATTCAAATTCTGTTTAAAGTATGCTAGGAAAACCGAGTTTCGCAAGCTTTGTGAGAATTTAAGATCACATCTTGCCCTAATGGTAGGCTGATAATAggattttgttatttcttcaATCATTAGCATCTTATTGTAGGTGAAAGGAACACCATCGGTGACTGCTGTTAATTTGAGTAACCCTGAGACTCAACAAATGAATTTGGAGACTAGACTCTTGCAGCTTGACTTTGCTATTCAAATGGAGTTGTGGCAAGAAGCATACAAAGCTATTGAAGATATTCATGGTTTAATGATTTTGGCCAAGAAAATGCCACGCCCTCAGCAAATGGCCCAATACTATCAGAAAATTGCTCTCGTTTTCGGGAAATCAGGCAATCATCTTTTCCATGCTGCCGCGCTCTTCCGTCTTTTCCAGCTTTCACGcgacttgaaaaaaaacattacaacTGAGGAGCTTCAGAAACTAGGATCCCGCGTTCTTGTTGCCACCCTAGCAGTTCCTTTGCCATCTGCTCATCCGGAATTTGATCGTTTTATTGAAACGGAGAAAAGCGCACtggaaaaaacacagaaattAGCGACCCTTCTTCATTTAAATCAGCCGCCCACGCGTAATGGATTAATAAAAGATTTGGTTCGTCTTGGTGTAGTAGCTACAGCAATGCCCCAGCTACAACAACTGTACCATTATCTGGAGGTTGAATTCGATCCGTTGCATTTGTGTAACAAagtcaaaacaattttatcgTTCATGGCTGAAGTGGAAGAAACGTCATATTTGAGCCAGTATATTCATGCATTAGAAGAAATCACTCTGACCAGACTAGTGAAACAAATTGCTCAGCTATATTCATCCATTCGTTTCGAACGTTTGGTACAATTGGCTCCTTTTGCATCTCCGTTCGATCTGGAACGTATAGTTGTTAATGCTGTTCGACATACGGACATGCAAATAAGGATTGATCATCGCAACAATTGCCTTCACTTTGGTACTGAACTATTTGAAGCCCAACGGGAGGATTTACCAGAAGGACCAACTCTTCAGGTAACGAAAACTATAGTTTAGAAatatattgtttttatttgtttcagtTGCATACCGCCACAAACATGCAAGTGCcttcttttaaatttcgttGTTGTACTTTCAGGCGATGCCATCTGAACAGATCCGAACTCACCTTATTTCGATGTACTGCGTGCTTAGCAAAGCAACAATTGCTGTAGTTGGTAATGCCCCTACCAAGGAAGAAAGGCAAATGAAGGCTCAGATTGCTGCTCTTTATCACCAAAATAAAGTATCAAATCTTGCTTCTCTTATTCGTAAGTAGCTTCTTAATTTTTCGTCTTTCCAGGTGAGAGACCATCACCAACTTTTAAGCCGTCAAAAGATTATCGAAGACAGAAAGGAATATCTAGAAAAACTAAATACTGAacgagaggaagaagaaggtcGACGACAAGAAGAATTGATTAGACAACAGTTGTTGGCAGAACAACGCCGTCTAGAGGTTGAGAgacaagaaagagaaagactTCGTCAAGAAGCTGAACTCCGCCAAGTTCAAGCAAGGCATCTCAAGGAGAAAGTTGCGCAATTTAGCCAGACTGCGATAGGCCAAAAAGTAATGAAATTGATAATTAGTCATGACATAAAGTGTCACTGACAGCTTCATTGCTTTTATCCAGGTTATTAAGAAGATGGAAGATGAAGATATATCCAAATTAGACCCAGACGTGATAATGGCACGCCAGCTGGAAGAATTAGAAAAGGAGAGGAAGGAATTACAGGTAGGACGGTTATTTATATGGTAGTGAATGTTAATTTATTGATGTTCGTATTATAGACCAAGTTAAGGagtcaggaaaaaaaagttgacttCTTGGAACGTGCTAAACGGATTGAAGAAATTCCTCTGCTTGAAAAATACCTGGCTGAGCGCAAGGTTCAAGATAAATTAGCATGGAAACAACAGGAAGAAGAGCGAATTGCCCAACTTCAAGAAGAACGCAAAGTAGCAATGCTTCACCGCGATCGTCTGATGCGGATGCGAACCGACAAAGAAAAGTTCATTGATAACCTGAAATCAGCGCGAAAgaatatatttaaagaaaaattagcaGAATTTGAATCAATGTATGATGCTGTGAGAACCGAACGTCTCAAACAACGCAAAGAACAGAGGAGAGAACAACGTCGGATCCAGTGGGTTAAGGGTACGTATTATATCTATAATGTAGTCATCGCAAGGACACGAAATAATGCCGGGTTTCTTGCAGAAAGGGAAGAAGCAGAGCAAAGGAAACGTGACGAAGAATTGAAGAGGCAAAGAGAAGAAGCAGAACGCATTGAGCAAGAACGTCGTCAAGCTGAACTTGAAGAACTCCGTAAACGGCGTGAAGCTGCCGACCAAGTCTTGTTGAAGCAAAGAGAACGCGAACGAGAAATcgaggaaaagcaaaaacgacGAGAAGAAGAGGAACGAGAACGAGACCGCGAAGCccgtgaaaaagagagagaggtaATACCATCTACCAACAAACTGATAATTTCGCTGTTCGTGCGCAGGGAACAATTAATGGTAGAGGGATTAACCAACTCCGGTTAAATACTATAACCTAATAGTTTACTATAGTTGAATACTCATGCTCATGGTTTTTATGGGAATTTGTCAACCTTAACAAGTTGACGTAACCTTGTGACACTCGGGCGAAAATTGAGAAAAACCGAATTCATGTTGCGTCAATGTACCTGCATTCGACGCACAGTGAACGGACCGAGAACTTTTACGATCTATTATCTATTTCAATACCAGCGAAACTCGGTGAAACAGTAATAACCACCGTCGAACCAACGTTCAATCCataatttactcatttttgTAACATTCGTGTAAgcttattattgttatttagtTTGATCGTATTCTTCTCATAGCACGCGAATCCGTCAACGAAAGAGCGTCCTGCCGAATCTAGTTGGCGAAGAGGCCCTCCCGAAAACGTGGAGAGCCGACAGGCGGAGCCTTACAGACCACCTAAAGAACCTAAATGGCGCAACAATCGAAGCGAGAAATATTCTTCCCGTCCAGAATCTGACGATATTGAACGCCGCGATGACAGAGATCGCCGTGAAGTGGATGATCGTCGTGAACCAGAGTATCGCCGTGATCGCGATGATCGTCGTGAACCAGAGCATCGCCGTGATCGCGATGATCGTCGTGAACCAGAGCAATCCAGCTGGAGGACCGCTAAAGACGTAGAACGTCCTCGCGAGCAACGACCTGAACGGGGTGGTCGCGATTTTGCTGCTCTACGGGATCCTACAAGAAAGAATATCGAATTGGATCGTCCATCTCAATTTCGCGATGAGGAAAAATTCCGTCGCGATGATCGGGAGATTCGCCGTGACGATCGAGACATCCGTCGCGATGATCGCGAGTTTCGTCGTGATGATCGCGAATTTCGCCGTGATGATCGTGAAATCCGTCGTGATGACCGGGAGATACGTCGTGCAGCTCCACCATCTGCCTCGCGAGATGGTGAGTCGAACTGGCGATCTGCCCGTGGCCCCGTAGAACGTCCTACGGAACGAGGAGGGGATAGAGAGCAAATGTGTCGTCAACCACGATCCGATCGTGAGGACGCCGGCGCTCGTCCTGCACGCTCAGGTGCTGATCGCGAGGAGCGCGAGCGACCCGACTTTCGTTTGGGTGATCGGGAACGAGAAAAGCCCAAGAGTAAGAATTTTGTCGACGACTATTTaactaattgtttttttgcaattaattttttttgtttgtggtgACAgttgaacgaaaagaaattgacgCCGACGGATTTACTAAAGTGAGCAGCCGACGGTAAACTTCTCGTGAAATTTTGATGTCTTCCTGAGGAACCTTGAAAACAAGAATACGCAGCAGTTaatccatttttttatgttacatTACATTATCCTTTGGAAAATAGAACTAATCGTTAGCTTTGCCTCGGTTATAGCAACAGACAGCTGGTTATCGAATACATAGGTTTCCTCAGCATCTTTTCCAATCATTCACGATTTGAAATGAGCTGTCCTTGATTTGAGACCGAAGACGACGGGCATGGACTGATGTTGATGTAACTAATTTACTTACATTGGTTGAGGTTGCATTGACTTACATGTATTTAATTACCTTACATCAGTTGACATTGATGTAAATTTCTTCCCTATTGCCGTTCTGCGTATCAACACTTAGTGTTGGATACCACTGCGCTGCAATAGTCCTTTAAGGCACGTACAATTCACACGTCGCCGAACGTAGCACACGCAGTATGTAATAAGATGACACTCCGATCGCGCGAAGTCAGCATTAAGCAAACATAAGTGTAGCGTAGTAAAGCCGTATATCAACACTTGCACAAGTATCGATGTGCCAAATGTATTGGTGCGTGATAGCGctgcaaagaaaaaggagggccACACCATCCGCCTATAGAAAGCCTAGGGCGTTGCGAACCATGACAGCATCCGATTGAAAGTCTGGTTAACGTAAAACAGTTGATTAAAACTACACAAGATGGAGAACGATGGAGTAAAGATATAAATAGCTTTCCTTTATTGTACACTTCATGGTTATGAATTAAGATCTTTCGTTGTTGGTTAACCAAAGGCGTGCCGTTGAAAACGTTGATCTCAAtagagttttgtttttctatccAGTATAACAATATAAATCTTTTACATGTGCACTATTGCTAGTTGGTGTGTAACGTGTTTTGCTGTCGCATAGGAAAAGCTGTAAGTAAAATCTCTGTCTGATTCCAAACgacgtttatttttcttgagaAATTATTGCTTAGTAACAAGAGAGAATGGAAATTTTCAGATACATCAGATGGTTCCCGGCGCTAAGAATGGCGTCACCAGTACGAAAGCAAAACACTGGCGATTGTCATATACCTCTGAAAAACTACCGTCGGCCTCGTGCGTCCTGTCTATACACACACTGCGTTTCATTTGGCACAAGCCATGCAGTCTCAGTTTGCCTGTTGGTGGGTTCTGCAACTGCAAAGCATAGTGTAGAAAAGAACAATTGGCAAACGTAGCCAATTTTATTGGTGCTGTATCGGAATACCCTGTGAAATAAACATAAGCCAGGTAACAATTTTTAGTCCAATTATGGAAGTTATGAACAGGATTGATTCTAGGGAAAACTAAAGTAAGTAGATAGTTAAGCAGCTGCTTCTGTATCAGCCTTTTCCGTGACGTCACCTACGCAATAGGAAACGTTAAGTACTAAAGGGAAAGTTTGAGAACTGACATGAGTTAGCGCATCCTGTTTCTTTACGTGTCGACTCATctagtggtttttttttgggatttTTCTCGTAAATAAAAGATGCGCGAAGAAAGCAGAGTTTTCCAGCTTGCGGACGCTATCGACTGATAGGAAAAAGGAAACTCTAAAACTGAAGCAAGAATAAAATTCGAAATCGAAATCTTGTGAAACCAACCGCTTAGGTGCTATACATTTGAATAAAAGCATTTCCGTTTCAAACGAAAGCTATTCATGCTCTAATTGGCATAAGAGA from Daphnia carinata strain CSIRO-1 chromosome 6, CSIRO_AGI_Dcar_HiC_V3, whole genome shotgun sequence harbors:
- the LOC130702330 gene encoding eukaryotic translation initiation factor 3 subunit A-like, which gives rise to MSRFYQRPENALKRANEFIEVGKPIRALDALAEVIKSKKYRSTTYSEKVLEPIMIKYLELCVDLKKAYMAKEGLFQYRNMCQSVNVASLENVVRFYLNLAEEKTEAARQESHQAVVDIDDLDNVATPESILLSAVSGEDAQDRSDRVILTPWVKFLWESYRQCLELLRTNSRVEKLYHDTAQHAFKFCLKYARKTEFRKLCENLRSHLALMVKGTPSVTAVNLSNPETQQMNLETRLLQLDFAIQMELWQEAYKAIEDIHGLMILAKKMPRPQQMAQYYQKIALVFGKSGNHLFHAAALFRLFQLSRDLKKNITTEELQKLGSRVLVATLAVPLPSAHPEFDRFIETEKSALEKTQKLATLLHLNQPPTRNGLIKDLVRLGVVATAMPQLQQLYHYLEVEFDPLHLCNKVKTILSFMAEVEETSYLSQYIHALEEITLTRLVKQIAQLYSSIRFERLVQLAPFASPFDLERIVVNAVRHTDMQIRIDHRNNCLHFGTELFEAQREDLPEGPTLQAMPSEQIRTHLISMYCVLSKATIAVVGNAPTKEERQMKAQIAALYHQNKVRDHHQLLSRQKIIEDRKEYLEKLNTEREEEEGRRQEELIRQQLLAEQRRLEVERQERERLRQEAELRQVQARHLKEKVAQFSQTAIGQKVIKKMEDEDISKLDPDVIMARQLEELEKERKELQTKLRSQEKKVDFLERAKRIEEIPLLEKYLAERKVQDKLAWKQQEEERIAQLQEERKVAMLHRDRLMRMRTDKEKFIDNLKSARKNIFKEKLAEFESMYDAVRTERLKQRKEQRREQRRIQWVKEREEAEQRKRDEELKRQREEAERIEQERRQAELEELRKRREAADQVLLKQREREREIEEKQKRREEEERERDREAREKEREHANPSTKERPAESSWRRGPPENVESRQAEPYRPPKEPKWRNNRSEKYSSRPESDDIERRDDRDRREVDDRREPEYRRDRDDRREPEHRRDRDDRREPEQSSWRTAKDVERPREQRPERGGRDFAALRDPTRKNIELDRPSQFRDEEKFRRDDREIRRDDRDIRRDDREFRRDDREFRRDDREIRRDDREIRRAAPPSASRDGESNWRSARGPVERPTERGGDREQMCRQPRSDREDAGARPARSGADREERERPDFRLGDREREKPKIERKEIDADGFTKVSSRR